The Thalassotalea nanhaiensis genome has a window encoding:
- the dinB gene encoding DNA polymerase IV — protein MRKIIHIDMDCFFAAVEMRDNPGLANIPIAIAGKGPRSVTATCNYLAREYGVRSAMPVGRALQLCPHLELVPGRMSAYKEASNHIREIFARYTDKIEPLSLDEAYLDVTDCTECNGSATLIAEKIRAEIYQELNLTASAGVAPNKFIAKIASDENKPNGQCVVPPEQVSDFVNMLDLKKIPGVGPKTLEKLNAHGLFTCADVRVTDAAAMEKIMGKFGPVIFKRAFGIDAREVETSRIRKSLAIETTLSEDIEQVNSCLKVVAELLPKFLTRLDKIENLEIVKQGIKIKFADFTQTTVEQSQSSLDIDLFKPLLEEAVSRGNGKKIRLIGLTVGFAPEQAKKLYTPQLSLPL, from the coding sequence ATGCGAAAAATTATTCATATCGACATGGATTGTTTTTTTGCCGCTGTTGAAATGCGCGATAATCCCGGCTTAGCAAATATCCCAATCGCTATTGCAGGTAAAGGGCCTCGAAGTGTTACCGCTACGTGCAATTATCTTGCTCGAGAATACGGCGTACGCTCAGCAATGCCTGTTGGCCGAGCATTACAGTTATGTCCTCACCTTGAACTAGTGCCAGGAAGAATGTCGGCCTATAAGGAGGCATCCAACCATATCCGTGAAATATTTGCTCGTTATACTGATAAAATTGAACCGCTTTCTTTAGATGAAGCCTATCTAGATGTCACCGACTGCACTGAATGTAATGGCAGCGCCACGTTAATTGCCGAAAAAATTAGAGCCGAAATATATCAAGAGCTCAATTTAACGGCATCTGCTGGCGTGGCACCTAATAAATTTATTGCCAAAATTGCCTCCGATGAAAATAAGCCCAATGGCCAATGTGTTGTGCCCCCAGAGCAAGTAAGCGATTTTGTAAATATGCTGGACTTAAAAAAAATACCTGGGGTAGGACCAAAGACTTTAGAAAAGTTAAATGCACATGGCTTATTTACTTGTGCTGATGTGAGGGTGACAGACGCAGCAGCTATGGAAAAAATAATGGGAAAGTTTGGCCCTGTTATTTTTAAGAGAGCTTTTGGTATTGATGCTCGAGAAGTTGAAACCAGCAGAATTAGAAAGTCATTAGCGATAGAAACGACCCTTAGTGAAGATATTGAGCAGGTAAACAGTTGTCTTAAGGTTGTTGCTGAATTGTTGCCAAAGTTTTTAACAAGGCTGGATAAAATTGAAAATCTAGAAATTGTAAAACAAGGTATTAAAATAAAATTCGCTGATTTTACCCAAACAACAGTAGAGCAAAGCCAAAGCAGTTTAGATATCGACTTGTTTAAACCTTTACTCGAGGAAGCCGTCTCAAGGGGCAATGGTAAAAAAATTCGCCTAATTGGGTTAACAGTAGGCTTTGCCCCGGAACAAGCCAAAAAATTATACACTCCCCAATTAAGCCTGCCTTTGTAA
- a CDS encoding DUF4136 domain-containing protein, producing the protein MRQLTFFKTTLAASFSLLLLLGCTNTPSTVDYDTETNFGQFSSYQLADTTADTSAPSDEITSERIKEAVIAQLTQKSLSLVEQDGDLQVNYFTTLEQREKKSSFSIGIGGSNHSSNSSTGVGVGTTIPLDSKFNTYIQITIDMNHQGKLIWRGFDGFEAEQDISPEDKQKGINEVVAKVLANYPPKK; encoded by the coding sequence ATGCGCCAACTGACTTTTTTTAAAACTACTCTAGCTGCTAGCTTTTCTTTGCTATTACTGTTGGGCTGTACCAATACGCCATCAACGGTAGATTATGATACCGAAACCAACTTCGGCCAATTCAGCTCATATCAATTAGCCGATACTACGGCTGATACCTCTGCCCCTAGCGATGAGATTACAAGTGAACGAATTAAAGAAGCCGTTATTGCTCAGTTAACACAAAAGTCTTTATCTTTGGTTGAACAAGATGGTGATTTACAGGTGAATTATTTTACTACCCTGGAACAACGTGAAAAAAAATCTTCATTTAGCATTGGTATAGGTGGCTCAAACCACAGCAGTAACTCATCGACCGGTGTCGGCGTAGGCACAACCATTCCTTTAGATTCAAAATTTAATACTTACATTCAAATAACTATTGATATGAACCACCAAGGAAAGCTTATTTGGCGAGGTTTTGATGGCTTTGAAGCTGAGCAGGATATTAGCCCAGAAGATAAACAAAAAGGCATTAATGAAGTTGTCGCTAAAGTACTGGCTAATTATCCCCCCAAAAAATAA
- a CDS encoding metal-dependent hydrolase family protein: MKVRNVSKLAALVSAALLSTTAVIPAAMAAGGGSAAPAISLKAEAGNTLFTNVNVFNGTDNKLYKNLNVLVEGNKVVAITEKDIKTNKNTVVINGEGKTLMPGLIDGHAHIMINAHFDSVEKNMDLTDMAYRATIVTERFLMDGFTTVRDMGGPAFGLMRNINDGHVIGPRIFPSGTFISQTSGHGDFRDRNDAGFSPSTTGDLSNFERMGIGAVADGKTEVLKATRTNLRNGATQIKMMAGGGGSSRFDPMDTTQFSQEETCAIVETAKDWNTYVAAHVFTDRAMDRLMDCGVKSFEHGFFMNDETMKRISKEGVYVVPQMWGLSPDLAKNPLMPKEKLPMVAVLQEKFGDYGQRLIENDVKVVFASDYVGVHEDAERARRYEIWWRGQSFGDNFEVLKQMTSTAGELMAMSGPRNPYLDAGKLGVVEVGAAADLLLVDGNPLKDLGVIGATNKWFDADPEYKQIDTLNVIMKDGVIYKNTIK; encoded by the coding sequence ATGAAAGTAAGAAATGTAAGTAAATTAGCGGCTCTAGTATCGGCAGCACTATTATCTACAACAGCAGTGATCCCAGCAGCTATGGCAGCTGGCGGCGGTAGCGCAGCACCTGCAATTAGCTTAAAGGCTGAAGCCGGGAATACCTTATTTACTAACGTTAATGTATTTAACGGTACAGATAACAAGCTATATAAAAACTTAAACGTTTTAGTTGAAGGCAACAAAGTTGTAGCAATCACAGAAAAAGATATCAAGACTAACAAAAATACGGTTGTTATTAACGGTGAAGGTAAAACGTTAATGCCAGGCCTTATCGATGGTCACGCCCATATTATGATCAACGCTCATTTTGACAGCGTTGAGAAAAACATGGACTTAACCGACATGGCTTACCGTGCAACAATCGTGACCGAGCGTTTCTTAATGGACGGTTTCACTACGGTTCGTGATATGGGTGGTCCAGCGTTTGGTTTAATGCGTAACATTAATGATGGCCATGTTATTGGTCCTCGTATCTTCCCATCTGGTACTTTCATTTCTCAAACATCTGGCCATGGTGATTTCCGTGACCGTAATGATGCAGGTTTTTCACCATCAACAACTGGTGACCTTTCAAACTTCGAAAGAATGGGCATTGGCGCTGTAGCGGATGGTAAAACAGAAGTATTAAAAGCAACTCGTACTAATTTACGTAACGGAGCTACACAAATTAAGATGATGGCTGGTGGTGGTGGTTCATCACGTTTTGATCCGATGGATACGACACAATTTTCTCAAGAAGAAACCTGTGCCATTGTTGAAACGGCTAAAGATTGGAACACATACGTTGCAGCACACGTATTTACCGACCGCGCGATGGATCGTTTAATGGATTGTGGCGTTAAATCATTTGAACATGGCTTCTTTATGAATGATGAAACAATGAAACGCATTTCAAAAGAAGGTGTTTATGTTGTGCCACAAATGTGGGGATTATCTCCAGATTTAGCGAAAAACCCGTTAATGCCTAAAGAAAAACTGCCTATGGTTGCCGTTCTTCAAGAAAAGTTTGGTGATTACGGTCAGCGCTTAATCGAAAATGACGTTAAAGTTGTATTTGCATCAGACTACGTTGGTGTGCATGAAGATGCAGAGCGTGCTCGTCGTTATGAAATCTGGTGGCGTGGTCAATCTTTTGGCGATAACTTTGAAGTGTTAAAGCAAATGACTTCAACTGCTGGTGAGTTAATGGCTATGTCAGGTCCTCGTAACCCATATTTAGATGCTGGTAAACTAGGTGTTGTTGAAGTAGGTGCTGCTGCAGATTTACTTTTAGTTGACGGTAACCCTCTTAAAGATTTAGGTGTTATTGGCGCAACTAACAAGTGGTTTGATGCAGATCCAGAGTACAAACAAATTGATACACTAAACGTTATCATGAAAGATGGTGTAATCTATAAAAACACAATAAAGTAA
- a CDS encoding NADH:ubiquinone reductase (Na(+)-transporting) subunit D, producing the protein MSDTSAKKVLTQPIVDNNPIALQVLGICSALAVTSSMANALVMTLAVVFVTAFSNLFISIIRNHIPSSVRIIVQMAIIASLVIVVDQVLKAFSYQLSKELAVFVGLIITNCIVMGRAEAFAMKEKPVVSFMDGIGNGLGYGFILLTVAFFRELFGFGTLFGIEILPLVQNGGWYQANGLLVLPFSSFFIIGLIIWAIRQFKPEQVEKD; encoded by the coding sequence ATGAGCGATACTTCAGCTAAAAAGGTGTTAACGCAACCAATCGTTGACAATAACCCTATTGCTTTACAAGTACTTGGTATTTGTTCTGCATTAGCAGTTACAAGCTCAATGGCCAATGCATTAGTAATGACATTAGCGGTTGTTTTTGTAACAGCATTTTCAAACTTATTTATTTCGATTATTCGTAATCACATTCCATCTAGTGTTCGTATTATCGTGCAAATGGCGATTATTGCGTCTTTAGTTATCGTGGTAGATCAGGTGTTAAAAGCCTTCTCTTATCAGTTATCAAAAGAGTTAGCGGTTTTCGTTGGTCTAATTATTACTAACTGTATCGTTATGGGCCGCGCCGAAGCTTTTGCTATGAAAGAAAAGCCAGTGGTTAGCTTTATGGACGGTATTGGTAATGGTTTAGGTTATGGCTTCATCCTACTGACCGTAGCTTTCTTCCGTGAACTGTTTGGCTTTGGTACGTTATTTGGTATCGAAATCTTGCCATTAGTTCAAAATGGTGGCTGGTATCAGGCTAACGGTCTTTTAGTATTACCGTTTAGTTCATTCTTCATCATTGGTTTAATTATCTGGGCTATTCGCCAGTTCAAACCTGAACAAGTAGAGAAGGATTAA
- a CDS encoding MaoC/PaaZ C-terminal domain-containing protein encodes MYQYIKLLTKRPQKTFFNEFSLEFEQSAIADKKIAKFRALYNLDTDIDLPISYAFIAGFNALIKTFSHKHFAFSPLGLIHLKSEFEKTFELDFQQDFKIINKVRQDRRHPMGKIIVIETQFFQNDRCCLINKNTFLKKLKSNKRERISKQQAFIGDTNFILNHAKALAYAKVSNDFNPIHINNKLAKLFGLPNAIMHGGFLAHLVLIEKGVETNKVKFDFKKPCVLPCAVGIFSNDKEHHVFSANDQLHLSVKVGE; translated from the coding sequence ATGTACCAATATATAAAGTTACTTACCAAGCGACCACAAAAAACCTTTTTTAACGAATTCAGTCTTGAGTTTGAGCAATCGGCTATTGCAGATAAAAAAATTGCTAAATTTCGCGCTTTATACAACCTTGATACAGATATCGACTTACCGATAAGCTACGCTTTTATTGCTGGTTTCAACGCGTTAATTAAAACTTTTTCACATAAACACTTTGCTTTTTCACCACTAGGCTTAATTCATTTAAAAAGCGAGTTTGAAAAAACCTTTGAATTAGACTTTCAACAAGACTTTAAAATTATCAATAAAGTTAGGCAAGATCGTCGCCATCCAATGGGGAAGATTATTGTCATTGAAACACAGTTTTTTCAAAATGACCGCTGCTGCTTAATTAATAAAAACACGTTTTTAAAGAAACTTAAGTCCAATAAACGAGAACGAATTAGCAAACAACAAGCATTTATTGGTGACACTAATTTCATCTTAAATCATGCTAAAGCTCTTGCGTACGCGAAAGTAAGTAATGACTTTAACCCCATCCATATTAATAATAAATTAGCTAAGCTTTTCGGTTTACCCAATGCCATTATGCATGGTGGATTTTTAGCGCATCTGGTGCTCATTGAAAAAGGTGTTGAAACCAACAAAGTAAAATTCGATTTTAAAAAGCCTTGTGTTTTACCTTGTGCTGTAGGGATATTTTCGAATGATAAAGAGCATCACGTATTTTCTGCTAACGACCAATTGCATTTAAGCGTAAAGGTGGGGGAATAA
- a CDS encoding Crp/Fnr family transcriptional regulator, with the protein MSISNVKVAELLKEVRWPCDLSEEFKQTIVQAGMILTRNEGYYHLTSDLTNDGLFYLLEGSVIISIRTSDFDHFTYKLLGKGDFLYYGKLMDYRLQESINADFLQDSTFLKVTDSNFVELTKTQPEIYKLMFSVLKKNTLPLVQKGVLNQKFSIPIKVAFALLDVASKQADINGVMPMLTITQQQLANLADVTRPRVNAVLKEFACQGLVEIVRGKVYLLNVQGINDILVSANLTFYSPTIRP; encoded by the coding sequence TTGTCTATATCTAATGTAAAAGTTGCAGAATTACTAAAAGAAGTGCGTTGGCCATGCGATCTAAGTGAAGAGTTTAAACAAACTATTGTGCAAGCAGGAATGATACTAACTCGTAATGAAGGCTATTATCACTTAACGTCTGATTTGACTAATGATGGATTGTTTTATTTATTAGAGGGCAGTGTGATCATTTCAATTCGTACATCTGATTTTGATCACTTCACCTATAAGTTACTTGGCAAGGGGGATTTTCTTTATTATGGCAAGCTGATGGACTATCGCTTGCAAGAATCAATAAATGCAGACTTTTTACAAGACTCTACTTTTTTAAAAGTAACCGATTCAAACTTTGTTGAACTTACCAAGACACAACCAGAAATATATAAATTGATGTTCTCTGTTTTGAAGAAAAATACTTTGCCTCTTGTGCAAAAGGGGGTTTTAAATCAAAAGTTTTCAATTCCAATAAAAGTAGCTTTTGCCTTATTAGATGTAGCCTCAAAACAAGCAGATATCAATGGGGTAATGCCAATGCTTACAATCACCCAACAGCAACTTGCAAACTTGGCCGATGTAACTAGGCCAAGAGTTAATGCTGTATTAAAAGAATTTGCCTGCCAAGGACTGGTAGAGATCGTTCGCGGAAAAGTTTACTTACTTAATGTGCAGGGTATTAATGATATCTTAGTCAGTGCAAACCTAACGTTTTACTCGCCTACAATTAGACCATAA
- a CDS encoding Na(+)-translocating NADH-quinone reductase subunit C, whose protein sequence is MASKKESFLGTLGFVVAVCLVCAALVSVSAVGLKDRQVANKLLDQQTKILEAAGLLELGEKDGIVATYNKFVTAKMINLDTGEYIDGNPDMFEERRDARDVTKSIKPASDIAGINRRANSAVVYLVRNGAGTVDTVILPIVGSGLWDLMYGFIGLEEDVNTVKSVVYSDHKETPGLGAEVMNPNWKALWPGKKMYDEQGDIAIRIVKGNAKKGDIHGVDGLSGATLTSVGVEKTIHFWLGEEGYGPYIANLREKGLN, encoded by the coding sequence GTGGCTAGTAAAAAAGAAAGCTTTTTAGGAACCCTTGGTTTCGTTGTTGCAGTATGTTTAGTCTGTGCAGCCTTAGTTTCTGTTTCGGCCGTAGGCCTAAAAGATAGACAAGTAGCAAACAAATTACTTGATCAACAAACAAAAATCTTAGAAGCCGCTGGTTTATTAGAACTTGGCGAAAAAGATGGCATTGTTGCGACTTACAATAAATTTGTTACCGCAAAAATGATTAACTTAGACACAGGTGAATACATTGATGGTAACCCTGATATGTTTGAAGAGCGTCGTGATGCTCGAGATGTGACTAAATCAATCAAGCCTGCTAGCGACATTGCTGGTATCAACCGCCGTGCAAACAGCGCTGTTGTTTACCTAGTAAGAAACGGTGCAGGCACTGTAGATACCGTTATCTTACCAATCGTTGGTTCTGGTCTTTGGGACTTAATGTACGGTTTCATCGGCTTAGAAGAAGATGTTAACACTGTTAAATCTGTTGTTTACTCTGATCATAAGGAAACTCCTGGCTTAGGCGCAGAAGTTATGAACCCGAACTGGAAAGCGTTATGGCCTGGTAAAAAAATGTATGACGAGCAAGGTGATATTGCTATTCGTATCGTTAAAGGTAACGCTAAGAAAGGTGATATCCACGGTGTCGACGGTTTATCTGGCGCAACACTAACAAGTGTTGGTGTTGAGAAAACAATACACTTCTGGTTAGGCGAAGAGGGCTACGGTCCATACATTGCTAACTTACGTGAAAAGGGGCTTAACTAA
- the nqrF gene encoding NADH:ubiquinone reductase (Na(+)-transporting) subunit F, whose amino-acid sequence MQEIILGVGMFTAIVVALVLVILFAKSKLVAEGDVTISINGDPEKAVTTAAGGKLLGALADQGIFVPSACGGGGTCGQCRVDVHSGGGDILPTEEGHITKREAKAGCRLACQVAVKQDMEIELEDEIFGVQQWECEVISNDNKATFIKELKLQIPNGESVPFRAGGYIQIEAPAHHVKYSDFDIDEQYRGDWNHFGFFDVESKVEEDTLRAYSMANYPEEEGIIMLNVRIATPPPGRLHLPAGKMSSYIFSLKAGDKVTISGPFGEFFAKDTDNEMVFIGGGAGMAPMRSHIFDQLKRLKSKRKMSFWYGARSKREMFYEDDYNGLAADNDNFDWHVALSDPQPEDNWDGMTGFIHNVLYENYLKDHEAPEDCEYYMCGPPMMNAAVVGMLKDLGVEDENILLDDFGG is encoded by the coding sequence ATGCAAGAAATAATTCTCGGCGTAGGCATGTTTACCGCTATCGTTGTTGCTTTAGTGTTAGTGATTTTATTTGCTAAGTCTAAGTTAGTAGCCGAAGGTGATGTAACTATTTCGATTAATGGCGACCCTGAAAAAGCAGTAACAACTGCTGCGGGTGGCAAACTTCTTGGTGCATTAGCTGACCAAGGTATTTTTGTACCGTCTGCCTGTGGTGGTGGTGGTACTTGTGGCCAGTGTCGTGTAGACGTGCATTCTGGTGGTGGCGATATTCTTCCTACAGAAGAAGGTCACATTACCAAGCGTGAAGCTAAAGCAGGCTGTCGTTTAGCATGTCAAGTTGCGGTAAAACAAGACATGGAAATTGAACTTGAAGATGAAATCTTCGGTGTTCAACAGTGGGAATGTGAAGTTATCTCTAACGATAACAAAGCAACGTTCATTAAAGAACTTAAGCTGCAAATTCCTAATGGCGAGTCTGTGCCGTTCCGTGCAGGTGGTTATATTCAAATTGAAGCCCCTGCGCATCACGTTAAATACTCAGACTTCGATATTGACGAACAGTATCGTGGCGACTGGAACCATTTTGGTTTCTTCGATGTAGAATCAAAAGTTGAAGAAGACACATTACGTGCTTACTCAATGGCGAACTACCCTGAAGAAGAAGGCATTATTATGCTTAACGTGCGTATTGCTACGCCGCCTCCAGGACGTTTACACTTACCTGCAGGTAAAATGTCTTCATACATCTTTAGCTTAAAAGCTGGCGATAAAGTTACTATTTCAGGTCCATTTGGTGAGTTCTTCGCTAAAGACACTGACAACGAAATGGTATTTATCGGTGGTGGTGCTGGTATGGCGCCAATGCGTTCACACATTTTTGACCAACTTAAGCGTCTTAAATCAAAACGTAAAATGAGCTTCTGGTATGGTGCTCGTTCTAAGCGTGAAATGTTCTATGAAGATGATTACAACGGCTTAGCCGCTGATAATGATAACTTCGACTGGCATGTGGCACTTTCTGATCCACAACCAGAAGACAACTGGGATGGTATGACAGGTTTCATTCATAATGTACTTTATGAAAACTACCTGAAAGACCACGAAGCGCCAGAAGATTGTGAGTACTACATGTGTGGTCCACCAATGATGAACGCGGCAGTTGTCGGTATGCTTAAAGATTTAGGCGTAGAAGATGAGAACATCTTACTTGACGACTTCGGTGGTTAA
- a CDS encoding MBL fold metallo-hydrolase produces MKNISALVLLLIGLSLPSHAARDFSKIKINAQPVAGGVYMLSGSGGNIGVFATDEGLVLIDDQFAPLAAKIEAAMKTIKAVPLKYIVNTHYHGDHTGGNGHFGKQAPIFAHKNVRKRVKEDNKKSGVDLPVVTYDHGVTIYLGDEEIQVMHFPNGHTDGDSIVYFKKANVLHMGDLFFQGRFPYIDLNAGGSVKGYLANIKKIANHFSPDVKIIPGHGTLTDMKGLMEFIDMVEYSVNKVDAAVHEGADSGEIMANGIGDKYKDWGWNFISEERWLETLITDLKKSK; encoded by the coding sequence ATGAAAAACATATCCGCTTTAGTACTTTTACTTATTGGCTTGAGTTTACCTTCACATGCTGCCCGAGATTTTTCTAAGATCAAAATCAATGCCCAACCGGTGGCGGGTGGGGTTTATATGTTATCTGGCTCGGGCGGTAATATTGGAGTATTCGCAACTGATGAAGGCTTGGTACTCATTGATGATCAATTTGCGCCCTTAGCTGCCAAAATTGAAGCTGCAATGAAAACGATTAAAGCCGTGCCGTTAAAATATATTGTTAATACGCATTATCATGGCGATCATACAGGTGGCAATGGTCACTTTGGTAAACAAGCCCCTATTTTTGCTCATAAAAATGTACGTAAACGAGTGAAAGAGGATAACAAAAAATCAGGCGTTGATTTACCTGTAGTTACCTATGACCATGGCGTGACAATATACTTAGGCGATGAAGAAATTCAAGTCATGCATTTTCCAAACGGTCATACAGACGGAGACTCTATAGTTTATTTCAAAAAAGCCAATGTGCTGCATATGGGCGATCTGTTTTTTCAAGGACGCTTTCCTTATATTGACTTAAATGCAGGTGGATCAGTTAAAGGTTATTTAGCTAATATCAAAAAAATAGCGAATCACTTTTCACCTGATGTAAAGATAATCCCTGGTCATGGTACGCTGACAGACATGAAAGGATTAATGGAGTTTATCGACATGGTGGAATATTCGGTAAATAAAGTAGATGCTGCCGTACACGAAGGGGCTGATAGTGGTGAAATTATGGCTAACGGTATTGGCGATAAGTATAAAGATTGGGGCTGGAACTTTATATCTGAAGAGCGTTGGTTGGAGACCTTAATTACCGACTTGAAAAAGAGTAAATAG
- the nqrM gene encoding (Na+)-NQR maturation NqrM, producing MNIFLLTFGFFIVMFLAMAIGYVIQQKTLAGSCGGLGSIGIDKACNCDNPCEKRKERERKAALKENAIDVKNI from the coding sequence ATGAATATATTTTTATTAACCTTTGGTTTTTTCATTGTTATGTTTTTAGCAATGGCGATTGGTTATGTTATCCAACAAAAAACGTTAGCAGGTAGTTGTGGTGGTTTAGGCAGTATCGGTATTGATAAAGCGTGTAACTGCGATAATCCTTGTGAAAAGCGCAAAGAGCGTGAACGTAAAGCCGCTTTGAAAGAAAATGCTATAGATGTGAAAAACATTTAA
- a CDS encoding FAD:protein FMN transferase gives MFLSKISNALFVISLLLITACSEPVIDSETELQELQLTGYTMGPIVYSVKLIGKKQHVEEIQLAQKVDDLLKKINAQMSTYDKNSELSKFNQYQGNDARQISVELNQVLTESIRLAELTENTLDVTIGPLVNLWSFGPEKRAEKVPSQELILATKQHIGIDKLNLENRLLSKSDANVYVDLSAIAKGFAVDKVAELLEQYDINNYIVDIGGEMRVGGQKTDGDDWVIAVEKPISGTRAVQKAIIPGDNAVATSGDYRNYFEDNGVRYSHTIDPKTGWPINHKLVSVTVVHPSSMTADGLATAIEVMGPEKGFEFAKANNLAVFLISKTENGFSEQSTEQFMRLVAKPK, from the coding sequence ATGTTTTTATCAAAAATATCTAATGCTCTTTTCGTTATTTCTTTGTTGCTTATAACAGCCTGCTCTGAACCTGTTATTGATAGTGAAACTGAGCTGCAAGAATTACAGTTAACCGGCTATACCATGGGGCCAATCGTATATAGCGTTAAGTTAATTGGTAAAAAGCAGCACGTTGAAGAAATTCAATTAGCCCAGAAAGTTGATGATTTATTAAAAAAAATCAATGCACAAATGTCTACCTATGACAAAAACTCTGAGTTATCGAAATTCAATCAATATCAAGGTAATGATGCTCGCCAAATATCAGTAGAATTAAATCAAGTATTAACAGAATCAATTCGATTAGCAGAACTCACAGAAAACACATTAGATGTCACTATTGGTCCATTGGTTAATCTATGGAGTTTTGGCCCTGAAAAACGCGCAGAGAAGGTTCCTTCGCAGGAGTTAATCCTCGCTACCAAGCAACACATTGGTATTGATAAATTAAATCTTGAAAATCGATTATTATCAAAAAGTGATGCCAATGTTTATGTTGATCTATCTGCAATAGCGAAAGGCTTTGCTGTAGACAAGGTTGCTGAGTTGCTTGAGCAGTATGATATCAACAATTATATTGTTGATATTGGTGGAGAAATGCGCGTTGGTGGTCAAAAGACTGATGGTGACGATTGGGTCATTGCTGTGGAAAAACCTATTTCTGGGACAAGAGCCGTACAAAAGGCTATAATACCCGGCGATAATGCAGTGGCAACTTCTGGTGATTATCGAAACTATTTTGAAGATAATGGGGTCCGCTATTCTCATACTATAGATCCAAAGACAGGTTGGCCGATAAACCATAAACTTGTATCGGTAACTGTCGTACATCCATCATCAATGACTGCCGATGGACTCGCAACGGCGATTGAAGTGATGGGACCTGAAAAAGGCTTTGAATTTGCCAAGGCAAATAACTTGGCGGTGTTTTTAATTAGCAAAACTGAAAACGGCTTTAGCGAACAATCTACCGAGCAATTTATGCGGTTAGTTGCTAAACCTAAGTAA
- the nqrE gene encoding NADH:ubiquinone reductase (Na(+)-transporting) subunit E: MEHYLAILIKAIFIENIALMFFLGMCTFLAVSKKVDTAIGLGVAVVVVLGIAVPANQIIYQSILAPGALDGIMGITDPKESIDLSFLSFITFIGVIAALVQILEMVLDKFFPALYQALGIFLPLITVNCAIFGAVSFMVAKNLTLGESVVYGIGSGIGWALAIVLLAGLREKMKYSDVPDGLKGLGITFITSGLMAFGFLSFGGISL; this comes from the coding sequence ATGGAACATTATTTAGCTATATTAATTAAAGCGATTTTCATTGAAAACATCGCCTTAATGTTTTTCTTAGGTATGTGTACCTTCTTAGCTGTTTCTAAGAAAGTAGATACTGCTATTGGTTTAGGTGTTGCCGTTGTTGTGGTTTTAGGTATCGCTGTACCTGCTAACCAAATCATCTATCAATCAATTCTAGCTCCTGGCGCATTAGATGGGATTATGGGCATTACAGACCCGAAAGAATCTATTGATCTTAGCTTCCTTTCTTTTATTACCTTTATCGGCGTTATCGCGGCATTGGTACAAATATTAGAAATGGTACTGGATAAATTCTTCCCTGCGTTATACCAGGCGTTAGGTATTTTCTTACCGCTTATTACTGTTAACTGTGCAATTTTTGGTGCTGTGTCTTTCATGGTTGCTAAAAACCTTACTTTAGGTGAGTCAGTGGTTTACGGTATTGGTTCAGGCATTGGTTGGGCATTAGCGATTGTTTTACTTGCGGGTTTACGTGAGAAAATGAAGTACTCAGATGTACCAGATGGTTTGAAAGGTTTAGGTATTACGTTTATTACCTCAGGACTGATGGCTTTTGGCTTTCTGTCTTTCGGTGGTATTTCGTTATAA